In Thermococcus camini, a genomic segment contains:
- a CDS encoding alpha amylase N-terminal ig-like domain-containing protein: MYKIFGFEPDEKFGRVAVVEFSISAKPENRYAYLLGSFNAFNEGSFRMRKEKGRWRRVVKLPEGVWHYAFSIDGEFTPDPENPWRKTYRRLSYKFERETSVAVINGGGGPFHAPSATYLYTVAGRTHVLLRAKVGTVAKATLVLPKSEGMVEMRRKARDELFEYFEVVLPGDGELEYSFEVRTWEGVIRKTGPFRAVPYRPETPRWVYERVFYQIMPDRFERGLPGTPPGTRLRAGDFHGGDLAGIIKRLEHLEELGVNALYLTPIFESMTYHRYDVTDYFRIDRKLGGWGVFRKLVGELKKRDSRLILDGVFHHTSFFHPYFQDVVRAGEGSEYRRFYRITGFPVIPEQFLRILHSEEPWTERYHLIKSLDWNYESFYSVWLMPRLNHDSQEVRTFILEVMEYWLERGADGWRLDVAHGVPPELWREMRKAMPEEAYLVGEVMDDPRPWVPDAFHGTMNYPLYELILRFFVEGEIDAGEFLNGLELLSAHLGPAEYAMYNFLDNHDTERFLDLVGDERRYLCALAFLMTYKGIPSIFYGDEIGLRGRLGGGLSAGRAFMVWERGKWDTEIFETTKRLIQLRRKSRALQLGEFVPVRFQGRTMIYERVLGDERVRVEIRYPMEPEDCAFHVTTS; this comes from the coding sequence GTGTATAAAATTTTCGGGTTCGAACCGGACGAGAAGTTCGGAAGGGTCGCGGTCGTTGAGTTCTCGATTTCAGCGAAACCGGAAAACAGGTACGCGTACCTGCTCGGGAGCTTCAACGCGTTCAACGAAGGCTCCTTCCGGATGAGGAAGGAAAAAGGCCGCTGGAGGAGGGTTGTGAAGCTACCGGAGGGAGTCTGGCACTACGCGTTCTCCATCGACGGCGAGTTTACCCCCGACCCCGAAAACCCCTGGAGGAAGACCTACAGGAGGCTCTCGTACAAATTTGAAAGGGAAACGAGCGTCGCGGTTATCAACGGTGGGGGCGGGCCCTTTCACGCGCCGAGCGCGACCTATCTTTACACCGTTGCCGGGAGAACCCACGTTCTCCTGAGGGCGAAAGTGGGGACAGTCGCCAAGGCCACCCTCGTCCTCCCGAAAAGCGAGGGCATGGTTGAGATGAGGAGAAAAGCCCGGGATGAACTGTTCGAGTATTTCGAGGTAGTCCTGCCCGGAGACGGTGAACTGGAGTACTCCTTCGAGGTTCGGACGTGGGAAGGCGTGATAAGGAAAACGGGGCCATTCAGGGCCGTTCCATACCGCCCGGAAACCCCCCGCTGGGTCTACGAGAGGGTTTTCTACCAGATAATGCCCGACAGGTTCGAGAGGGGCCTGCCCGGAACGCCCCCGGGGACGCGACTCAGAGCGGGGGATTTCCACGGGGGCGATTTGGCCGGAATAATAAAGCGGCTGGAACACCTCGAAGAACTCGGCGTAAACGCGCTCTACCTCACCCCGATATTCGAGTCCATGACGTACCACCGCTACGACGTCACCGACTACTTCAGGATTGACAGAAAGCTCGGGGGATGGGGGGTCTTCAGGAAGCTGGTGGGGGAACTCAAAAAGCGGGACAGCAGGCTGATTCTCGACGGGGTTTTCCACCACACGAGTTTCTTCCACCCGTACTTCCAGGACGTGGTGAGGGCGGGAGAAGGAAGTGAGTACCGTAGGTTCTACCGCATAACCGGCTTTCCCGTCATTCCAGAGCAGTTCCTGAGGATTCTGCATTCGGAAGAACCATGGACCGAGAGGTACCACCTGATAAAATCCCTGGACTGGAACTACGAGAGCTTCTACTCGGTGTGGCTGATGCCGAGGCTAAACCACGACAGCCAGGAGGTAAGGACGTTCATTCTGGAGGTGATGGAGTACTGGCTCGAGCGGGGAGCGGACGGCTGGCGTCTCGATGTTGCCCACGGCGTTCCGCCGGAGCTCTGGAGGGAGATGCGGAAGGCCATGCCAGAGGAGGCGTACCTCGTTGGGGAGGTCATGGATGACCCCAGGCCCTGGGTTCCCGACGCATTCCACGGTACCATGAACTACCCCCTATACGAGCTCATTCTCAGGTTCTTTGTGGAGGGGGAAATCGACGCGGGGGAGTTCCTCAACGGCCTGGAGCTGCTGAGCGCCCACCTGGGCCCCGCGGAGTACGCCATGTACAACTTCCTCGACAACCACGACACCGAGCGCTTCCTTGATCTTGTGGGCGATGAAAGGAGATACCTCTGCGCCCTGGCCTTCCTGATGACCTACAAGGGAATTCCTTCGATATTCTACGGCGATGAAATCGGACTCAGGGGCCGGCTGGGCGGTGGTCTAAGTGCCGGGAGGGCGTTCATGGTATGGGAGCGGGGGAAGTGGGACACTGAGATTTTCGAAACCACGAAACGGCTGATACAGCTTAGGAGAAAAAGCAGAGCACTTCAGCTCGGCGAGTTCGTGCCTGTAAGGTTCCAGGGGCGCACGATGATATACGAGAGGGTTCTCGGGGACGAAAGGGTCAGGGTGGAGATCAGGTACCCGATGGAACCAGAGGACTGCGCCTTCCATGTGACGACGTCATGA
- the trmBL1 gene encoding HTH-type sugar sensing transcriptional regulator TrmBL1 — protein MNEEEIVEKLQKLGLTKYESLAYITLLKLGPSKATDITKESGIPHTRVYDVLSSLHRKGFVDVMQGSPRLYKPVNPEVVLEKIKEDFIEDVENLKVAFLELYREVHGEDLPEIWTIQGFENTVERAEYVIRTAKHEVLINTPFEFLKLLKSEIRARKDIVFVIISNFDEIPDWLKGNNIILARSGGAPWLMASWIIGDIDYALFFGALPKDKRREKFYSFWAKSPKIIQNYMHWFYTIYLDNSEIIKPLNYATAPKPLSLVNIRTLITVLKYVELPRKIEVIGRLVDTKEPVTLDGEITEYEYTPLTANITVNASGKEWKIGGIGSYFEDVEGEKFILLD, from the coding sequence ATGAACGAAGAGGAAATAGTTGAAAAGCTTCAGAAGCTCGGTCTCACGAAGTACGAGAGTTTAGCTTACATAACGCTCCTCAAACTCGGCCCGAGCAAGGCTACGGACATAACGAAGGAGAGCGGTATTCCCCACACGAGGGTTTACGACGTCCTCAGTTCCCTCCACAGGAAGGGATTTGTTGACGTCATGCAGGGCTCCCCCCGTCTGTACAAGCCTGTCAACCCTGAGGTTGTTCTGGAGAAAATAAAGGAGGACTTCATAGAGGACGTTGAGAACCTCAAGGTAGCCTTCCTTGAACTCTACCGCGAGGTTCACGGCGAGGATTTACCGGAGATATGGACCATCCAGGGCTTTGAAAACACCGTTGAGCGCGCGGAGTACGTGATAAGGACCGCCAAGCACGAGGTTCTGATAAACACTCCCTTTGAGTTCCTCAAGCTGCTCAAGAGCGAGATACGCGCGAGGAAGGACATAGTCTTCGTCATAATCAGCAACTTCGATGAGATACCAGACTGGCTCAAAGGGAACAACATAATCCTCGCGAGAAGTGGAGGTGCGCCATGGCTCATGGCCAGCTGGATAATCGGCGACATCGACTACGCCCTGTTCTTCGGGGCCCTGCCAAAGGACAAGAGGAGGGAGAAGTTCTACTCCTTCTGGGCCAAGAGCCCCAAGATAATTCAGAACTACATGCACTGGTTCTACACCATCTATCTCGACAACAGCGAGATAATCAAACCCCTCAACTACGCCACGGCACCGAAGCCCCTCTCCCTCGTCAACATTAGGACGCTCATAACCGTCCTCAAGTACGTCGAGCTGCCGAGGAAGATTGAGGTCATCGGAAGGCTCGTTGACACGAAGGAGCCGGTGACCCTGGACGGGGAGATAACCGAATACGAGTACACCCCGCTCACCGCCAACATAACCGTGAATGCCAGCGGAAAGGAATGGAAGATCGGCGGCATCGGCAGCTACTTCGAGGACGTCGAGGGCGAGAAGTTCATCCTCCTCGATTGA
- a CDS encoding glycogen synthase, translated as MRILILGFEYLPVKVGGLAEAVTSIAEGLVKLGNEVVVFTPDHGKNLGEVSGSFRVSTFGGEVPVTVRKREQNGVTVYSLGGGLLSEKDVYGPGWEALLRKTVLFGKASVGLMNGLIETFKPDVIHAHDWHTVFALGLLKKYFGIRSVFTVHRLNKAKIPAHYFHDANLPELAPYPEIDPEHTAGYIADAVTTVSRSYLWEEWGFFRHFEGKATHVFNGIDCSFWNEELMETNDLPREERRRLVLERFGLSDGKAFMFIGRFDRAQKGVDTLLRAIEVLSSDPAFKDMRFIIIGKGDPELEAWARAVGNRFSENVRVITELLSRETVRELYGSVDFVIIPSYFEPFGLVQLEAMCLGAIPIGSAVGGIKDTVIDINSGQNATGILVPPRDAFALARAMVFAKELDEETLRKLRENGKRRARGDFTWENACRRYMRVYEGAVDKAVPFLL; from the coding sequence ATGCGGATTCTTATCCTTGGGTTTGAGTATTTGCCCGTTAAGGTTGGCGGCCTCGCCGAGGCAGTAACCAGCATAGCGGAGGGTTTAGTCAAGCTTGGTAACGAGGTCGTCGTTTTCACTCCCGACCACGGGAAGAACCTCGGCGAAGTCTCTGGCTCCTTCAGGGTCTCGACCTTTGGGGGAGAGGTCCCTGTAACAGTCAGAAAGCGCGAGCAGAACGGCGTTACTGTCTACTCCCTCGGAGGGGGACTCCTTAGTGAGAAGGATGTCTACGGCCCGGGCTGGGAGGCCCTATTACGAAAAACCGTCCTCTTTGGAAAGGCCAGTGTGGGACTTATGAACGGGCTGATTGAAACTTTTAAGCCGGACGTAATCCACGCCCACGACTGGCACACGGTCTTTGCCCTCGGCCTTTTGAAGAAGTACTTCGGTATAAGGAGTGTCTTCACCGTCCACAGGCTCAACAAGGCGAAAATTCCAGCCCACTACTTCCACGATGCAAATCTACCTGAGCTGGCACCGTATCCCGAGATAGACCCCGAGCACACCGCCGGATACATAGCGGATGCCGTAACGACCGTCAGCAGGAGCTATCTGTGGGAGGAATGGGGGTTCTTCAGGCACTTCGAGGGCAAGGCTACTCACGTCTTCAACGGCATAGACTGCTCCTTCTGGAACGAGGAGCTCATGGAGACGAATGACCTGCCCAGGGAGGAAAGGCGGAGGCTTGTTCTGGAGCGCTTCGGCCTGAGCGATGGGAAGGCCTTCATGTTCATAGGGCGCTTTGACAGGGCCCAGAAGGGCGTTGATACGCTCCTGAGGGCAATAGAGGTTTTATCCAGTGACCCCGCCTTTAAGGATATGCGCTTCATAATCATCGGCAAGGGCGATCCGGAGCTTGAGGCCTGGGCCAGAGCCGTGGGAAACCGCTTCTCCGAGAACGTCAGGGTGATTACCGAGCTCCTCAGCAGAGAGACCGTCAGAGAGCTCTACGGCTCGGTGGACTTTGTTATAATTCCCTCCTACTTCGAGCCCTTCGGTCTAGTCCAGCTTGAAGCCATGTGCCTTGGAGCGATACCCATAGGCAGCGCCGTTGGAGGTATAAAAGACACGGTGATAGACATCAACTCCGGCCAGAACGCCACCGGGATCCTCGTCCCGCCGAGGGATGCCTTTGCCCTAGCCAGGGCAATGGTGTTTGCCAAGGAGCTGGACGAAGAGACATTGAGAAAGCTCCGTGAGAACGGAAAGAGGAGGGCAAGGGGGGACTTCACGTGGGAGAACGCCTGCAGAAGATACATGAGGGTTTACGAGGGCGCCGTTGACAAGGCGGTTCCCTTCCTCCTTTGA
- a CDS encoding ABC transporter substrate-binding protein: MKRFAAVLMVLLLAAAAVPGVRAKAVSRDVYYGANALGLTYYTPESLAPMFNWTTKEIGYLLLMTQYTDPATNATVVINSADQYWDLQRLGLAMGLMDSVRIFLVENWEFYPVNKQRVTDIISDPSVGIASRWSIMSAKTPDKHLRVGQSASIGSLFADSFNPVGGITDYYGEKVWNLIHDTGGTINFDGLYVPYRCKWTLEKGNFVVPNNAVIYNQTRGWIAAHAGETANVKVTVTCDMGEWQNGVKMTVDDIKNYIAFYYTWAFIDVSHDPYYDSSLSDTAAKYRTYLGFQFTDNGYVVYGNYVHPFADDVTAGNYIIYPSMPWEMYWAMGELVANGGAYGITRRYSFSSSGENLVQLDLLTKQHVDDLAKVLQAISSSGAMSTFPGIDWSAATSRINADLDFYSTYDHFVISNGPYILDMYSPENLYLKLVKFNGQRSTFNNDPMLPKDGYADVIEYQGVQNEDTLLLLVAEGEFDIGLFAFGANKYQGLSPDLLSNLSLYNVASSSVDLTLNPYHDPDKDAPIVTLDTGIYFNPFAVREIRFALNYLVSRRYIVDNIFHGGAAPALSGITPSDPASKYFTPVYRALGLTEEGDFNYAMRLIDEGMKNAMEQVARYGHILEKRDDGFWYFDGQPVEVKFVIRTEDEKKDIGLYVSDLIENYMGFKVDRMLLDRQKASEIVFRKPISNYEWNLYTGGWGAGGLGSMYPDWQIYYWYSPLGYYPNFQDPRHQPEVNVGDVLKAIGKQYASIGSYSQAVQNAGRVFFVFNNLGSPDAFSTAQYMSRTLPLDVRTVSRLSGEFSMEEALKGDVVISVGGPLVNEVTAEYENLALVHMEIGNGNITIVSPQGNFVWLVPNPWWNVTRGYFIIQFFNDRTTGALVVTIYGTDADSTAAGTYYFLTHVYQNLDAYGDINYLVGLWSDTEFGSDIPLPGSSQGDTSGFSAGDDITIVAMG, translated from the coding sequence ATGAAACGGTTCGCCGCGGTGTTGATGGTTCTGCTGTTGGCCGCTGCTGCCGTGCCTGGGGTGCGGGCAAAGGCGGTCTCAAGGGACGTCTATTACGGAGCCAACGCCCTTGGACTAACTTACTACACGCCGGAGAGCCTGGCGCCGATGTTCAACTGGACCACCAAGGAGATCGGTTACCTCCTGCTCATGACCCAGTACACTGACCCGGCTACCAACGCCACCGTCGTCATCAACAGTGCCGACCAGTACTGGGATCTTCAGAGGCTTGGACTGGCGATGGGACTGATGGACAGTGTCAGGATTTTCCTCGTCGAAAACTGGGAGTTCTACCCGGTCAACAAACAAAGGGTTACCGACATCATCAGCGACCCGAGTGTTGGTATCGCCAGCAGGTGGAGCATAATGAGCGCCAAGACTCCAGACAAGCACCTAAGAGTGGGTCAGTCTGCTTCGATTGGGTCACTCTTTGCGGATTCGTTCAATCCCGTTGGGGGGATTACGGACTATTACGGTGAAAAGGTCTGGAACCTCATCCATGACACCGGTGGAACCATCAACTTCGACGGTCTCTACGTCCCGTACAGGTGCAAGTGGACCCTCGAGAAGGGTAATTTCGTCGTCCCGAACAACGCCGTGATTTACAATCAAACAAGGGGCTGGATTGCAGCTCATGCCGGCGAGACGGCTAACGTCAAGGTCACCGTCACCTGTGACATGGGTGAGTGGCAGAACGGCGTGAAGATGACCGTTGACGACATCAAGAACTACATAGCCTTCTACTACACCTGGGCTTTTATTGATGTCTCCCATGACCCGTATTACGACAGCTCTCTCAGTGACACGGCCGCCAAATACCGGACCTACCTCGGCTTCCAGTTCACTGACAACGGTTACGTGGTTTACGGTAACTACGTCCACCCGTTCGCGGACGACGTTACCGCTGGCAACTACATCATCTACCCGAGCATGCCGTGGGAGATGTACTGGGCCATGGGAGAGCTGGTGGCCAATGGGGGTGCTTATGGAATCACTCGCAGGTACTCCTTCAGTAGCAGCGGTGAGAACCTCGTGCAGCTCGACCTCCTCACCAAGCAGCACGTCGATGACCTCGCCAAGGTTCTTCAGGCCATCTCCTCCAGCGGGGCCATGAGCACGTTCCCGGGCATCGACTGGAGTGCGGCCACGTCGAGGATAAATGCTGACCTGGACTTCTATTCCACCTACGACCACTTCGTTATCAGCAACGGTCCGTACATTCTTGACATGTACTCCCCGGAGAACCTCTACCTCAAGCTCGTCAAGTTCAATGGTCAGAGGAGCACCTTCAATAATGATCCAATGCTCCCGAAGGATGGTTATGCCGACGTTATAGAGTACCAGGGTGTCCAGAACGAAGATACCCTTCTCCTCCTGGTTGCTGAAGGCGAGTTCGACATTGGACTCTTCGCCTTTGGCGCCAACAAGTACCAGGGCCTTAGTCCAGACCTCCTGTCCAACCTTAGTCTTTATAATGTGGCTTCTTCCTCCGTTGATCTGACCCTCAACCCCTACCATGACCCGGACAAAGATGCTCCTATCGTGACCCTTGATACCGGGATCTACTTCAATCCCTTCGCGGTCAGGGAGATACGCTTTGCCCTCAACTACCTCGTGAGCCGCAGGTACATAGTTGATAATATCTTCCATGGTGGGGCTGCCCCGGCCCTTAGCGGCATCACCCCGAGCGATCCTGCCTCCAAATACTTCACCCCTGTCTACCGCGCCCTCGGACTCACTGAGGAGGGGGACTTCAACTACGCCATGAGACTCATCGACGAGGGAATGAAGAATGCTATGGAGCAGGTCGCCAGGTACGGCCACATCCTTGAGAAGAGGGACGATGGTTTCTGGTACTTTGACGGCCAGCCGGTTGAGGTTAAGTTCGTTATCCGTACCGAGGATGAGAAGAAGGACATTGGTCTGTACGTCTCTGATTTAATCGAAAACTACATGGGGTTCAAGGTTGATAGGATGCTTCTTGACAGGCAGAAGGCGAGTGAGATTGTTTTCAGGAAGCCGATTAGCAATTACGAGTGGAATCTCTACACTGGTGGTTGGGGTGCTGGTGGTCTTGGAAGCATGTACCCTGACTGGCAGATTTACTACTGGTACTCACCGCTCGGCTACTACCCGAACTTCCAGGACCCCAGGCACCAGCCTGAGGTTAATGTAGGCGACGTCCTGAAGGCCATTGGGAAGCAGTACGCTAGTATTGGCTCGTATTCCCAGGCCGTTCAGAACGCCGGCAGGGTTTTCTTTGTGTTCAACAACCTGGGCAGTCCAGACGCCTTTTCGACGGCGCAGTACATGTCCCGTACACTCCCCCTGGACGTCCGTACTGTTTCCAGACTGTCAGGGGAGTTCTCCATGGAAGAGGCCCTCAAGGGAGACGTGGTTATATCCGTTGGCGGGCCTCTGGTCAACGAGGTGACCGCAGAGTACGAGAACCTGGCCCTCGTTCATATGGAGATCGGTAACGGCAACATAACCATAGTTTCGCCGCAGGGGAACTTTGTATGGCTGGTTCCCAACCCGTGGTGGAACGTTACCCGGGGATACTTCATAATCCAGTTCTTCAATGACAGAACCACCGGGGCCCTGGTCGTAACCATCTATGGCACCGATGCAGACAGCACCGCCGCGGGAACGTACTACTTCCTCACCCACGTCTATCAGAACCTCGACGCCTATGGGGACATCAACTACCTCGTGGGCCTTTGGAGCGACACCGAGTTCGGTTCGGATATACCCCTTCCAGGTTCAAGCCAAGGCGACACCAGCGGATTCAGCGCGGGCGACGACATTACAATAGTCGCTATGGGGTGA
- a CDS encoding ribonuclease P protein component 2, with protein sequence MREKPKYLPPTLRDKRRYIAFQVIGERPFKKEEVKRAIWDASLSALGTLGSAKAKPWFIRFDEKSQTGIVRVDRKHVEELRFALTLVTHINGSRAIFRTLGVSGTIKRLKRKFLADYGWK encoded by the coding sequence CGAAGTATTTACCACCTACCCTGAGGGACAAGCGCCGCTACATAGCCTTTCAGGTCATCGGGGAGAGACCGTTTAAGAAGGAGGAAGTAAAGAGGGCCATATGGGACGCGAGCCTTTCCGCCCTCGGAACCCTAGGCTCCGCCAAGGCCAAACCCTGGTTCATCCGCTTTGATGAAAAGAGCCAGACAGGAATCGTAAGGGTTGACAGGAAGCACGTGGAGGAGCTTCGCTTCGCCCTGACGCTGGTCACCCATATAAACGGCTCAAGGGCCATTTTCAGAACCCTAGGCGTCTCTGGAACGATAAAAAGACTGAAAAGAAAGTTCTTAGCTGATTACGGGTGGAAATAA